In Vigna angularis cultivar LongXiaoDou No.4 chromosome 8, ASM1680809v1, whole genome shotgun sequence, one DNA window encodes the following:
- the LOC108321794 gene encoding uncharacterized protein LOC108321794, which translates to MKAFQSRQKSYADQRRRPLEFAAGDHVFLRVTSTTGVGRALRSRKLSPKFIGPYQILRRIGLVAYEIALPPQLANLHSVFHVSQLRKYVPDPSHIIEIEEIQIREDLSVEVQPVCIEDTKTKELRGKTINLVRVVWDKRTGDSTWELEEEMKQLYPQLFS; encoded by the coding sequence ATGAAGGCTTTTCAGAGTAGACAAAAATCGTATGCAGATCAAAGGAGGAGACCATTAGAGTTTGCGGCTGGGGACCATGTTTTTCTGCGAGTAACTTCAACCACGGGTGTTGGAAGAGCACTTCGCTCCAGGAAACTTTCTCCTAAGTTCATTGGTCCATACCAAATTTTGAGACGAATTGGGCTAGTCGCTTACGAGATTGCGCTACCCCCTCAATTGGCCAATCTTCATTCAGTTTTTCATGTCTCCCAGCTAAGAAAGTATGTACCTGACCCTTCTCACATTATAGAAATAGAGGAGATTCAAATCCGAGAGGACCTCTCAGTAGAAGTACAACCTGTTTGTATAGAAGATACTAAAACAAAGGAACTTAGAGGAAAAACTATTAATTTAGTCAGGGTAGTTTGGGATAAGAGGACAGGTGACTCTACATGGGAACTAGAAGAAGAGATGAAGCAATTATATCCTCAACTATTTTCTTGA
- the LOC108343949 gene encoding uncharacterized protein LOC108343949, with the protein MATLLSSFSLHSIRPSSSTLPSSSTSSPSFVFFSFPLRTRSSSLKARTVKKRVVKAVEEETQQEELNADESEEPSTSEQQPVVVPVSPSDTLTMFFQAEGTLSESAIPALTKALEETEGVTDLKVQLSEGLAILELKKQTTVQATGVASGLVETIQGSGFKLQTLNLSFEDEEVAVA; encoded by the exons ATGGCGACACTGTTGTCATCTTTCTCTCTGCACTCTATTCGCCCCTCTTCTTCAACTctcccttcttcttccacttcttctccctcTTTTGTCTTTTTCAGCTTCCCCTTGCGCACTCGCAGTTCATCTTTGAAGGCACGAACAGTTAAGAAGCGCGTGGTGAAGGCAGTGGAAGAAGAAACCcagcaagaagaactcaacgcTGATGAGAGTGAAGAACCATCAACCTCCGAACAGCAACCTGTTGTGGTTCCAGTTTCCCCATCGGACACTCTCACCATGTTCTTTCAG GCAGAGGGAACATTGAGTGAATCAGCTATTCCAGCTTTAACCAAAGCTTTAGAG gAGACAGAAGGTGTTACTGATTTGAAGGTTCAGCTTTCTGAGGGACTTGCAATTTTAGAG TTGAAGAAACAGACAACTGTTCAAGCTACAGGTGTGGCTTCTGGTCTGGTAGAAACCATACAAGGTTCAGGCTTTAAATTGCAGACATTGAATCTTAgttttgaagatgaagaagttgCAGTTGCCTAG
- the LOC108345058 gene encoding uncharacterized protein LOC108345058 isoform X2: protein MAEEKDAFYVVKKRDVVGIYKSFSDIQALLTSSVSSDSLSIYKGYSLPQKTEEYLVAHGLKGAPYSISAADVNEGLFGSLLACPYQDPYSAGGRTFDESSSSRNLQGAIQPDTSLAGSSSFPTNSQPDHALGGSQAELSTCISCTLHFDGASKGNPGPAGAGAVLRDGSKVYRLREGVGTQTNNVAEYRSLILGLKYALKKGYKHIVVQGDSLLVCNQIQGLWKIKHPKMASLCSEAKELKNKFLSFKISHVPREYNSEADAQANLAINLKDGEVQEDCQSL, encoded by the exons ATGGCCGAGGAGAAAGATGCTTTCTATGTTGTAAAGAAAAGGGATGTTGTTGGCATCTACAAGTCTTTCAGTGACATTCAAGCGTTACTTACGTCTTCT GTATCTAGTGACTCTCTAAGTATTTACAAAGGGTATTCTTTACCTCAAAAAACTGAGGAATATCTTGTTGCACATGGGCTTAAGGGAGCCCCGTATTCTATTAGTGCTGCTGATGTGAATGAGGGGCTATTTGGAAGCCTTCTTGCTTGTCCTTATCAG GATCCATATTCTGCTGGAGGAAGAACTTTTGACGAGAGTTCCTCATCAAGGAACTTGCAAGGAGCTATTCAGCCCGACACTAGC CTAGCTGGATCATCTTCATTCCCAACTAATTCACAGCCAGATCATGCACTAGGTGGATCCCAAGCAGAGTTGTCTACTTGT ATTTCGTGCACCCTTCATTTTGATGGTGCTTCCAAAGGAAATCCTGGACCAGCTGGTGCAGGAGCTGTACTGCGTGATGGGAGCAAG GTCTATCGATTGCGTGAAGGAGTGGGAACTCAAACAAATAATGTTGCTGAATATCGAAGTTTAATACTAGGACTGAAATATGCCCTGAAGAAAGGATATAAGCACATCGTTGTCCAAGGAGACTCTCTTCTTGTCTGCAACCAG ATTCAAGGTTTATGGAAAATCAAACACCCGAAAATGGCTTCCTTGTGTAGTGAGGCCAAGGAGTTGAAGAACAAGTTTCTGTCATTCAAGATCAGTCATGTTCCTAGG GAATATAACTCTGAAGCTGATGCTCAAGCAAACCTGGCCATAAATCTCAAAG ATGGTGAAGTTCAAGAAGATTGCCAATCACTTTAA
- the LOC108345058 gene encoding uncharacterized protein LOC108345058 isoform X1, whose protein sequence is MAEEKDAFYVVKKRDVVGIYKSFSDIQALLTSSVSSDSLSIYKGYSLPQKTEEYLVAHGLKGAPYSISAADVNEGLFGSLLACPYQDPYSAGGRTFDESSSSRNLQGAIQPDTSKLAGSSSFPTNSQPDHALGGSQAELSTCISCTLHFDGASKGNPGPAGAGAVLRDGSKVYRLREGVGTQTNNVAEYRSLILGLKYALKKGYKHIVVQGDSLLVCNQIQGLWKIKHPKMASLCSEAKELKNKFLSFKISHVPREYNSEADAQANLAINLKDGEVQEDCQSL, encoded by the exons ATGGCCGAGGAGAAAGATGCTTTCTATGTTGTAAAGAAAAGGGATGTTGTTGGCATCTACAAGTCTTTCAGTGACATTCAAGCGTTACTTACGTCTTCT GTATCTAGTGACTCTCTAAGTATTTACAAAGGGTATTCTTTACCTCAAAAAACTGAGGAATATCTTGTTGCACATGGGCTTAAGGGAGCCCCGTATTCTATTAGTGCTGCTGATGTGAATGAGGGGCTATTTGGAAGCCTTCTTGCTTGTCCTTATCAG GATCCATATTCTGCTGGAGGAAGAACTTTTGACGAGAGTTCCTCATCAAGGAACTTGCAAGGAGCTATTCAGCCCGACACTAGC AAGCTAGCTGGATCATCTTCATTCCCAACTAATTCACAGCCAGATCATGCACTAGGTGGATCCCAAGCAGAGTTGTCTACTTGT ATTTCGTGCACCCTTCATTTTGATGGTGCTTCCAAAGGAAATCCTGGACCAGCTGGTGCAGGAGCTGTACTGCGTGATGGGAGCAAG GTCTATCGATTGCGTGAAGGAGTGGGAACTCAAACAAATAATGTTGCTGAATATCGAAGTTTAATACTAGGACTGAAATATGCCCTGAAGAAAGGATATAAGCACATCGTTGTCCAAGGAGACTCTCTTCTTGTCTGCAACCAG ATTCAAGGTTTATGGAAAATCAAACACCCGAAAATGGCTTCCTTGTGTAGTGAGGCCAAGGAGTTGAAGAACAAGTTTCTGTCATTCAAGATCAGTCATGTTCCTAGG GAATATAACTCTGAAGCTGATGCTCAAGCAAACCTGGCCATAAATCTCAAAG ATGGTGAAGTTCAAGAAGATTGCCAATCACTTTAA
- the LOC108345987 gene encoding xyloglucan glycosyltransferase 4, whose translation MAPNSAVTTAEKSNTNNFTLLQVHDSDSPMFPEKQKATSRKQFTWFLLLKLHRVMTCLSWLTNGLKSTFALVKKRVSLADMSDEGPKSRGRLYRFIKVFLALSIGGLVIEIIAHFNRWNLHMIHPWEVQGLLQWSYMAWLSFREDYVAPLVLLVSKFCIVLFLIQSLDRLVLCIGCFWIKYKKLKPTIDADASDLEDPLNFPMVLVQIPMCNEREVYSQSIGAAAQLDWPKDRILIQVLDDSDDGNLQMLIKEEVASWKEKGINILYRHRLIRTGYKAGNLKSAMSCDYVKDYEFVAIFDADFQPNPDFLKLTIPHFKGKPDLGLVQARWSFVNKDENLLTRLQNINLCFHFEVEQQVNGYFLNFFGFNGTAGVWRIKALEESGGWLERTTVEDMDIAVRAHLNGWKFIFLNDVKVLCELPESYEAYKKQQHRWHSGPMQLFRLCLPAILTSKISVWKKSNLIFLFFLLRKLILPFYSFTLFCIILPLTMFIPESELPLWVICYVPIFMSFLNILPAPKSVPFLVPYLLFENTMSVTKFNAMISGLFQLGSAYEWVVTKKTGRSSESDLLALAERESKSSNEEKILRRHSESGLELLGKLKQSEIPSKKKRNRLYRKELALALLLLTASARSLLSAHGVHFYFLLFQGLSFLVMGLDLIGEQVS comes from the exons aTGGCACCAAATTCTGCTGTCACAACAGCTGAGAAGTCCAATACCAACAACTTCACCTTGTTGCAAGTTCATGATTCGGACTCTCCCATGTTTCCAGAGAAACAGAAGGCCACAAGCCGCAAGCAGTTCACGTGGTTTCTTCTCCTTAAACTCCACAGGGTTATGACATGTTTGTCATGGTTGACCAATGGTCTCAAATCCACTTTTGCTTTGGTCAAGAAGCGCGTTTCACTGGCTGACATGAGCGACGAGGGTCCTAAGAGTAGAGGGAGGTTATACAGGTTCATCAAGGTGTTTCTTGCTCTCTCAATTGGAGGCTTGGTAATAGAGATCATTGCTCATTTCAACCGATGGAACTTGCACATGATTCATCCTTGGGAGGTTCAAGGTCTGCTGCAATGGTCCTATATGGCTTGGCTCTCTTTCAGGGAAGATTATGTTGCTCCTCTTGTTCTGCTTGTTTCGAAGTTCTGCATTGTGCTCTTCTTGATTCAGTCTCTGGATCGCCTTGTTCTGTGCATCGGATGCTTCTGGATCAAGTACAAGAAGTTGAAGCCAACCATTGATGCAGATGCTTCTGATCTTGAGGACCCTTTAAACTTTCCAATGGTTCTTGTTCAGATTCCCATGTGTAATGAGAGAGAG GTTTATTCCCAATCCATTGGTGCTGCTGCTCAACTTGATTGGCCAAAAGATAGAATCTTGATTCAAGTGCTAGATGATTCGGATGATGGAAATTTACAGATGCTCATCAAAGAGGAGGTTGCTTCTTGGAAAGAGAAAGGGATCAACATTCTGTACAGGCACAGATTGATTAGAACTGGGTATAAAGCTGGGAATCTTAAGTCAGCAATGTCATGTGACTATGTTAAAGACTACGAATTCGTGGCAATTTTTGATGCAGATTTTCAGCCTAATCCTGATTTCCTCAAACTAACCATTCCACATTTCAAG GGAAAACCTGATTTGGGGCTGGTCCAGGCTAGATGGTCCTTTGTGAACAAAGATGAGAATCTACTGACAAGGCTCCAGAACATTAACCTGTGCTTTCACTTTGAGGTAGAACAACAAGTTAATGGCTATTTCTTGAATTTCTTTGGGTTCAATGGAACAGCTGGAGTTTGGAGGATAAAGGCTTTGGAGGAATCAGGAGGGTGGTTGGAGAGGACCACGGTTGAGGACATGGACATTGCTGTCCGAGCTCACCTGAATGGATGGAAGTTTATCTTTCTTAATGATGTCAAAGTTCTATGTGAATTACCAGAGTCTTATGAAGCTTATAAGAAACAACAACATCGTTGGCACTCTGGTCCAATGCAGCTTTTCAGGCTATGTCTTCCTGCAATATTAACTTCCAAG ATATCAGTCTGGAAGAAGTCTAATTTGATATTTCTGTTCTTCCTATTGAGGAAACTTATACTTCCCTTCTACTCATTCaccttgttttgcatcatactACCCTTGACTATGTTCATCCCTGAATCTGAACTACCCCTTTGGGTGATATGTTATGTCCCCATTTTCATGTCTTTCTTGAACATCCTTCCAGCCCCAAAATCTGTCCCTTTCCTAGTTCCTTATCTTCTGTTTGAGAACACCATGTCAGTTACAAAGTTCAATGCCATGATTTCTGGACTGTTCCAGCTAGGAAGTGCCTATGAGTGGGTAGTGACAAAGAAGACAGGGAGATCCTCTGAGTCAGATTTGTTAGCCTTGGCTGAGAGAGAATCAAAAtcttcaaatgaagaaaagatTCTCAGAAGACACTCAGAGTCTGGCTTGGAACTATTAGGCAAACTGAAGCAATCAGAAATCccttcaaagaaaaaaagaaacagaCTCTACAGGAAGGAGCTTGCACTTGCACTTCTTTTGCTCACAGCATCTGCAAGAAGCCTTTTGTCAGCACATGGTGTTCATTTCTACTTTTTGCTCTTCCAAGGATTGTCATTTCTCGTAATGGGTTTGGACTTGATCGGTGAACAGGTCAGCTGA